A portion of the Rhodococcus pseudokoreensis genome contains these proteins:
- a CDS encoding hydroxymethylglutaryl-CoA lyase encodes MTAIPPEVDIREVGPRDGLQIEKPIPTAAKLDLIDALAATGVRRIEATSFVSPRAVPALADAEAVAAQLGRWPHVTFSALVAGLGGVKRALAAGLTHLEYVVSASDGHSRANVGRSSEESIALITPIAELIHQAGGTLEVIVAIAFDCPFDGPTPPDRVADIARRAVLSGADALSVADTIGTATPVRTTDVLTRVRAAAPGVDLGLHLHDTRGQGLANAWAAYASGIRQFDASVGGLGGCPFAPGASGNIATEELVYMFEDGGIATGIDIDRELDAARLAERLLGRSLAGRLLAAGGRPVPSGTARN; translated from the coding sequence GTGACCGCGATTCCACCCGAGGTCGACATCCGGGAAGTCGGGCCCCGCGATGGACTGCAGATCGAGAAGCCCATTCCCACTGCCGCCAAGCTGGATCTGATCGACGCGCTCGCCGCGACCGGTGTCCGGCGCATCGAGGCCACGTCCTTCGTCTCCCCGCGGGCCGTCCCGGCGCTGGCCGACGCCGAGGCCGTCGCCGCCCAACTCGGCCGCTGGCCACACGTCACGTTCTCGGCGCTGGTTGCCGGACTCGGCGGCGTCAAGCGAGCACTCGCGGCAGGCCTGACCCACCTCGAATACGTCGTCTCCGCGTCCGACGGGCACAGCCGGGCCAACGTCGGTCGCAGCAGCGAGGAGTCGATCGCGCTGATCACCCCCATTGCCGAACTGATTCACCAGGCGGGCGGCACACTCGAAGTGATCGTCGCCATCGCCTTCGACTGCCCGTTCGACGGGCCCACCCCACCGGACCGCGTGGCCGACATCGCGCGGCGTGCGGTTCTTTCGGGTGCGGATGCGCTGTCCGTCGCCGACACCATCGGCACGGCGACGCCGGTGCGCACCACCGATGTACTCACCCGGGTGCGCGCCGCGGCCCCCGGCGTGGACCTCGGCCTGCACCTGCACGACACCCGCGGCCAGGGGCTGGCGAACGCGTGGGCGGCATACGCCTCGGGCATCCGCCAGTTCGACGCCTCCGTCGGCGGGCTCGGTGGGTGCCCCTTCGCGCCGGGCGCGAGCGGCAACATCGCCACCGAGGAACTGGTCTACATGTTCGAGGACGGCGGCATCGCGACCGGCATCGACATCGACAGGGAACTCGACGCCGCTCGACTGGCCGAGCGCCTGCTCGGCAGATCCCTCGCAGGCAGACTGCTCGCGGCCGGGGGCCGACCGGTTCCCTCCGGCACCGCCCGCAATTGA
- a CDS encoding CaiB/BaiF CoA transferase family protein produces the protein MTTHSPFASATTDTPQGALDGLRVLELGTLIAGPYCGRLLGDMGADVIKIEAPDRPDPLRDWGQAEGGHQYFWSVHARNKRCVNLDLRTEAGRRIFLDLVATADVVVESFRPGTLERWGVGYDVLRKISPRLVLARVSGYGQTGPYAARPGYASVAEGISGLRHLNGFPGQAPPRIALSLGDSLAGMFAFQGVLAALIARERTGRGQIVDAALTEAALAIQESTVPDYHKTGHVRQPSGTRLDRVAPSNLYRTQDGLWVIIAANQDTLFARLSAAMGRPDLATDPRYATHTARGDHQDELDTLIAEWAAGFPAAELIELLTKFEVVTGPVNTVAEVMADPQFNAREIFVDHVDPSLGPGDTGFDPEPVKGVGVIPKLSETAGGVRWGGPSRPGTHTDEVLTEILGYDADRLAALRDQGTIS, from the coding sequence ATGACAACGCATTCGCCGTTCGCGTCCGCTACCACCGACACACCGCAGGGAGCGCTCGACGGCCTGCGGGTACTCGAACTGGGCACCCTGATCGCAGGCCCGTACTGCGGGCGTCTCCTCGGTGACATGGGCGCCGACGTCATCAAGATCGAAGCCCCCGATCGGCCCGACCCCCTACGGGACTGGGGCCAGGCCGAGGGCGGGCACCAATACTTCTGGTCCGTGCACGCCCGCAACAAGCGATGCGTGAACCTCGACCTGCGCACCGAAGCCGGCCGGCGGATCTTCCTCGACCTCGTCGCCACGGCCGATGTCGTCGTCGAGAGCTTCCGGCCCGGAACCCTCGAACGCTGGGGCGTCGGCTACGACGTCCTCCGGAAGATCTCCCCGCGACTGGTCCTGGCCCGGGTCTCCGGATACGGCCAGACCGGTCCGTACGCCGCGCGACCCGGATACGCGTCGGTGGCCGAGGGCATCAGCGGCTTGCGGCACCTCAACGGATTTCCCGGCCAGGCGCCCCCGCGAATCGCACTCTCGCTCGGCGACAGCCTCGCCGGCATGTTCGCCTTCCAGGGTGTCCTCGCCGCGCTGATCGCGCGCGAACGCACCGGACGGGGACAGATCGTCGACGCCGCGCTCACCGAGGCCGCACTCGCCATCCAGGAGTCCACCGTTCCCGACTACCACAAGACCGGCCACGTCCGGCAACCCTCCGGCACCCGCCTCGACCGCGTCGCACCGTCCAATCTGTATCGGACGCAGGACGGGCTGTGGGTGATCATCGCGGCCAACCAGGACACACTGTTCGCGCGTCTGTCCGCTGCGATGGGCCGTCCCGACCTCGCCACCGATCCGCGCTACGCCACCCACACCGCGCGCGGGGATCACCAGGACGAGCTCGACACCCTGATAGCCGAGTGGGCGGCCGGCTTCCCCGCTGCGGAGCTGATCGAACTGCTGACCAAGTTCGAGGTGGTCACGGGCCCGGTAAACACGGTCGCCGAGGTGATGGCCGATCCCCAGTTCAACGCCCGCGAAATCTTCGTCGACCATGTCGACCCCTCCCTCGGGCCCGGCGACACCGGATTCGATCCGGAGCCGGTGAAGGGAGTCGGAGTGATCCCGAAACTCAGCGAGACCGCGGGCGGGGTCCGGTGGGGCGGGCCCAGCCGTCCGGGCACCCACACCGACGAGGTGCTCACCGAAATCCTCGGCTACGACGCCGACCGGCTCGCCGCATTGCGCGATCAGGGCACGATCTCGTGA
- a CDS encoding TetR/AcrR family transcriptional regulator, protein MSKSSVNTSSTPATVDTLTARGRKTRDALLDAARKVFETVGFPDTRVEHIAQEANVSYGTFYRYFESKEEVFRELSTRLFEDMHRREPTDGDLSPAEKLVASNRSYYQSYRRNAPLMAIVEQVATFNDEFRELRHEHRRQLIDRTSRAIARWQQDGLVTATLDPVLAARAMAAMVDHTLYLWLIQGDDADEAALLDTLDQMCLGALGLDRN, encoded by the coding sequence GTGAGCAAGTCATCTGTCAATACCTCGTCCACGCCGGCCACGGTCGACACCCTCACCGCGCGTGGCCGTAAGACACGCGACGCGCTGCTCGACGCCGCCCGGAAGGTGTTCGAGACGGTCGGATTCCCCGACACAAGGGTCGAACACATCGCCCAGGAGGCGAACGTCTCCTACGGCACCTTCTACCGCTACTTCGAGTCGAAGGAAGAAGTGTTCCGGGAGCTGAGCACACGATTGTTCGAGGACATGCACCGCCGGGAGCCGACCGACGGCGACCTGTCTCCGGCGGAGAAACTGGTCGCGTCGAACCGCTCGTACTACCAGTCCTACCGCCGGAACGCCCCGCTGATGGCGATCGTCGAACAGGTCGCGACGTTCAACGACGAATTCCGCGAGCTCCGTCACGAACACCGCCGCCAGTTGATCGACCGGACCTCCCGCGCCATCGCACGCTGGCAGCAGGACGGACTGGTCACCGCCACTCTCGACCCGGTGCTGGCGGCCCGCGCGATGGCCGCCATGGTCGACCACACCCTGTACCTGTGGTTGATCCAGGGTGACGACGCCGACGAGGCGGCCCTGCTCGACACCCTCGACCAGATGTGCCTGGGCGCACTCGGTCTCGACCGGAACTGA
- a CDS encoding VOC family protein, whose product MSNPNSKYELRGINHLALVCSDMQRTIDFYSGVLGMPLIKTIELPGDLGQHFFFDCGNGNTIAFFWLADSPEAAPGLAAPKGLPDEGELASAVGSMNHVAFAVPPEQFDEYYTRMQAEGIKVSRVLNHDDSSAGVSRHVHPGTFVRSFYFQDPDGVLLEFACWTRTFTEADVSHEPKTAADRRVPTAS is encoded by the coding sequence ATGAGCAATCCGAACTCCAAGTACGAACTTCGGGGTATCAACCACCTTGCGCTGGTGTGCTCGGACATGCAACGCACCATCGATTTCTACTCGGGCGTCCTGGGCATGCCCCTGATCAAGACCATCGAGCTGCCGGGGGATCTGGGCCAGCATTTCTTCTTCGACTGCGGCAACGGCAACACCATCGCCTTCTTCTGGCTGGCCGATTCTCCCGAAGCCGCGCCCGGTCTCGCCGCCCCCAAGGGGCTCCCCGACGAGGGGGAACTCGCGAGTGCGGTCGGGTCGATGAATCACGTCGCGTTCGCGGTGCCGCCGGAACAGTTCGACGAGTACTACACCCGCATGCAGGCCGAGGGAATCAAGGTCAGTCGGGTCCTCAACCACGACGACAGTTCCGCCGGTGTGTCCCGGCACGTGCACCCGGGCACCTTCGTGCGCTCGTTCTACTTCCAGGACCCGGACGGCGTCCTGCTCGAATTCGCCTGCTGGACGAGAACGTTCACCGAAGCCGACGTCTCGCACGAACCGAAGACCGCCGCCGACCGGCGCGTACCCACCGCATCCTGA
- a CDS encoding carboxymuconolactone decarboxylase family protein — protein sequence MPRLREVPRAEVTDEKILFFYDRLFGPDKDPAVDHGTIHATPGDWWTVFAQSPDVFRHAVRGFSLYRNVTLDPLLRELGQARAGYARGSQFVFSQHCKQMRSLGAPEEKIAALPHWQVSDCFSALERAVLAYTDGLVYDGGRVPDEVFAVLKAHLTDPEILQLTYITTLYDMHATMCRALRLEFDDRPELIAEVEIPAGVEVRDLSADLSGE from the coding sequence GTGCCCCGTCTCCGTGAGGTACCCCGCGCCGAAGTCACCGACGAGAAGATCCTGTTCTTCTACGACCGACTGTTCGGACCCGACAAGGATCCCGCCGTCGATCACGGCACCATCCACGCCACCCCCGGCGACTGGTGGACCGTGTTCGCCCAATCGCCGGACGTGTTCCGGCACGCCGTCCGCGGATTCTCGCTCTACCGCAACGTCACCCTGGACCCCCTGTTGCGTGAACTGGGGCAGGCCAGGGCCGGGTACGCACGCGGAAGCCAGTTCGTTTTCTCCCAGCACTGCAAGCAGATGCGCTCCCTCGGGGCACCGGAGGAAAAGATCGCGGCCCTTCCGCACTGGCAGGTCAGCGACTGCTTCTCCGCACTCGAGCGGGCGGTCCTCGCCTACACCGACGGCCTCGTTTACGACGGCGGCCGGGTGCCGGACGAGGTGTTCGCGGTCCTGAAAGCCCACCTGACGGATCCCGAAATTCTGCAGCTGACCTACATCACCACCCTCTACGACATGCACGCGACCATGTGCCGGGCCCTGCGCCTCGAATTCGACGACCGGCCGGAGTTGATCGCCGAGGTCGAGATTCCCGCCGGCGTCGAGGTTCGTGACCTTTCGGCCGACCTGTCCGGAGAATGA
- a CDS encoding SDR family oxidoreductase, translated as MTSETTPVAMQREPELAGQTVVLIGGSAGIGLETARRARMEGADVILTGRNPDRLEAAAADVGTQRTAAFDANDPAALRTFFEDLPTPVDHVLVTAGGPRYAPLLEMDSDEVRRQLSDHIVLGLEVARNAANTMRPGGALVFMGGTGGRRIGHGLGIVSAATAALPPFTAALALELAPIRVNLIAAGFVDTPLSASLLGDRLDERRNELRAKLPIGRVVGPADVAALAVHIMSNTALTGATYDIDGGQQFVF; from the coding sequence GTGACCAGCGAAACCACACCAGTCGCCATGCAGCGTGAACCGGAGCTGGCGGGACAGACCGTGGTCCTCATCGGCGGCAGCGCAGGCATCGGGCTCGAGACGGCGCGACGCGCCCGGATGGAGGGTGCCGACGTCATCCTCACCGGGCGCAATCCCGACCGGCTCGAGGCCGCAGCGGCAGACGTCGGCACGCAGCGCACCGCAGCGTTCGACGCCAACGACCCGGCCGCGCTGCGGACGTTCTTCGAGGACCTGCCGACACCGGTCGACCATGTGCTGGTGACGGCCGGCGGCCCGCGTTACGCTCCCCTGCTCGAGATGGACTCGGACGAGGTGCGCCGACAGCTCAGCGACCACATAGTGCTGGGGCTCGAGGTCGCGCGCAATGCGGCGAACACGATGCGGCCCGGGGGCGCGCTGGTGTTCATGGGCGGCACCGGCGGCCGGCGCATCGGTCACGGCCTGGGGATCGTCTCCGCCGCCACGGCCGCACTGCCCCCGTTCACGGCGGCCCTCGCTCTCGAGCTCGCGCCGATTCGCGTCAACCTCATCGCCGCGGGCTTCGTCGACACCCCGCTGTCGGCATCTCTGCTCGGCGACCGGCTCGACGAACGGCGGAACGAGTTGCGAGCGAAGCTTCCGATCGGCCGGGTCGTCGGCCCCGCCGACGTCGCAGCACTCGCCGTCCACATCATGAGCAACACGGCGCTCACCGGCGCGACGTACGACATCGACGGCGGACAGCAGTTCGTCTTCTGA
- a CDS encoding UPF0182 family protein, whose amino-acid sequence MQPSDRMWALPRRARVTIMVTVAAVAVLVIGPRLVVGYTDWLWFGEVGYRRVWGTVLVTRLILFTAVTLLVGAVIFAATVWAYRSRPLFAAAAADAAKDPLERYRTVVQRRPRAFAVGIALLLALPFGLHAQSSWETVQLFLHGGGFGTVDAEFGYDIGFYVFDLPFYRLILTWLFMAVFLALLIGLGTHYLFGGIRLAPSKDHLIEVSRPARIQLAVLAGTFIALKAASYWLDRYSLLWSGRKEPTFTGAGYTDINAVLPARLIMVAIAVLCAAAFFAAIAVRDLRIPAMATALLVLSAILVGGIYPALIEQFSVRPNAADRESPYIERNIAATRQAYGIGPDRVDYLDYPGVGTRPPRDIPADVTTIANARLLDPTVLSRTFTQQQQLKNFYGFPEHLDIDRYTIDGRLADYIVAARELSPNSLSGNQTQWINRHTVYTHGNGFVAAPANRVNAAVRDAAGQSASSDSGYPIYAVSDIASQAGGGQVIPVEQPRIYFGEVIAQADPDYAIVGGPEGAPPREYDTDTAQYTYTGTGGVPVGSWVNRLAFAARYAERNILFSGAIGPGSKIIFNRDPATRVEHVAPWLTTDTNPYPAVVGGRIVWIVDGYTTAAHYPYSQVGALAEPVVTDTGRTLPLEQVSYVRNSVKATVDAYDGTVTLYQVDENDPVLRAWMSVFPGTVQPPTAIPTELRAHFRYPEDLFRLQRDLLAKYHVDDPREFFTTNAFWSVPSDPTADTGGEQPPYYVLVGDAGTAAPSFRLTSAMVGFNREFLSAYLSVHSDPENYGRIDILRLPTDTQTQGPRQTQNSMISDTRVASERTLLERSNRIYYANLLTLPIADGGILYVEPVFTERLTSTPNGSTFPQLARVLVSYREPGTGGVRIGYAPTLAEALDQVFGTGTGAVATAPGGDATTPPPTDGQPPPPPSGAPPAPPPPASDQLTAAVLELNDALANLREAQRTGDFTAYGAALDRLQQAIDTFLAAGGTPH is encoded by the coding sequence ATGCAACCGTCCGACCGGATGTGGGCGCTGCCGCGGCGGGCCCGGGTCACGATCATGGTGACGGTGGCTGCCGTTGCGGTGCTGGTGATCGGGCCGCGTCTGGTCGTGGGGTATACCGATTGGCTGTGGTTCGGTGAGGTCGGCTACCGCCGGGTGTGGGGGACCGTCCTGGTCACCCGGCTGATCCTGTTCACGGCGGTGACGCTGCTGGTGGGTGCGGTGATCTTCGCGGCCACGGTGTGGGCGTACCGATCCCGCCCACTGTTCGCGGCCGCTGCCGCGGACGCGGCGAAGGATCCGCTCGAGCGGTACCGGACGGTGGTGCAGCGGCGCCCGCGGGCGTTCGCGGTGGGAATCGCGCTGTTGCTGGCGCTGCCGTTCGGGTTGCACGCGCAGTCGAGTTGGGAGACGGTGCAACTGTTCTTGCACGGCGGCGGCTTCGGCACGGTGGACGCGGAGTTCGGGTACGACATCGGTTTCTACGTCTTCGACCTGCCGTTCTACCGGCTGATCCTGACTTGGCTGTTCATGGCGGTGTTCCTGGCGTTGCTGATCGGGTTGGGAACCCACTACCTGTTCGGCGGCATCCGGCTGGCACCGAGCAAGGACCACCTCATCGAGGTGTCCCGACCGGCGCGCATCCAGCTCGCGGTGCTTGCGGGCACGTTCATCGCGCTGAAGGCGGCCTCCTACTGGCTCGACCGGTACTCCTTGTTGTGGAGCGGCCGGAAGGAGCCCACCTTCACCGGGGCCGGATACACCGACATCAACGCGGTGCTGCCGGCCCGGCTGATCATGGTCGCGATCGCGGTGCTGTGCGCGGCCGCGTTTTTCGCCGCGATCGCGGTGCGGGACCTGCGGATCCCGGCGATGGCCACGGCATTGCTGGTGCTCTCGGCGATACTGGTCGGCGGAATCTATCCGGCGCTGATCGAGCAGTTCTCGGTCCGCCCGAACGCCGCCGACCGGGAGAGTCCCTACATCGAACGCAACATCGCCGCGACCCGGCAGGCCTACGGAATCGGCCCGGACCGGGTCGACTACCTCGACTATCCCGGGGTGGGCACCCGGCCGCCCCGGGACATTCCCGCCGACGTCACCACCATCGCCAACGCCCGCCTGCTGGACCCGACCGTGCTCTCGCGCACTTTCACCCAGCAGCAACAGTTGAAGAACTTCTACGGCTTCCCCGAGCACCTCGACATCGACCGCTACACCATCGACGGACGACTCGCCGACTACATCGTCGCCGCCCGCGAGCTCTCCCCGAACAGCCTCAGCGGCAACCAGACTCAGTGGATCAACCGGCACACCGTATACACCCACGGCAACGGGTTCGTCGCCGCCCCCGCCAACCGGGTCAACGCCGCCGTCCGCGACGCCGCCGGTCAGAGCGCGAGCAGCGACAGCGGGTACCCGATCTACGCGGTCAGCGACATCGCCTCGCAGGCGGGGGGCGGCCAGGTTATCCCGGTGGAGCAACCGCGCATCTATTTCGGTGAGGTGATCGCGCAGGCGGACCCGGACTACGCCATCGTCGGCGGGCCCGAGGGTGCGCCGCCGCGCGAGTACGACACCGACACCGCCCAGTACACCTACACCGGCACCGGTGGGGTGCCGGTAGGAAGCTGGGTCAACCGGCTGGCGTTCGCCGCCCGGTACGCCGAACGCAACATCCTGTTCTCCGGCGCCATCGGGCCCGGGTCGAAGATCATCTTCAACCGGGACCCGGCCACCCGGGTCGAACACGTCGCCCCGTGGCTGACCACCGACACCAACCCGTATCCGGCGGTGGTCGGCGGCCGGATCGTCTGGATCGTCGACGGCTACACCACCGCCGCCCACTACCCGTACTCGCAGGTCGGCGCACTCGCCGAGCCGGTGGTCACCGACACCGGCCGCACCCTGCCCCTCGAGCAGGTGTCCTACGTGCGGAACTCGGTGAAGGCCACCGTCGACGCCTACGACGGCACCGTCACCCTCTACCAGGTCGACGAGAACGACCCGGTCCTGCGGGCGTGGATGAGCGTGTTCCCGGGCACGGTGCAGCCGCCGACGGCGATCCCGACCGAGCTGCGCGCGCACTTCCGCTACCCAGAGGATCTGTTCCGCCTGCAGCGGGACCTGCTGGCGAAGTATCACGTCGATGATCCGCGGGAGTTCTTCACCACCAATGCATTCTGGTCGGTGCCCAGTGATCCGACCGCCGACACCGGTGGCGAGCAGCCGCCGTACTACGTCCTGGTCGGCGACGCCGGCACCGCGGCCCCGTCCTTCCGGCTCACCAGCGCCATGGTCGGCTTCAACCGGGAATTTCTCTCCGCCTACCTCTCGGTGCACTCCGACCCCGAAAACTACGGCAGGATCGACATTCTGCGGTTGCCGACGGACACCCAGACCCAGGGCCCGCGGCAGACCCAGAACTCGATGATCTCCGACACCCGCGTCGCCTCCGAGCGAACCCTCCTCGAGCGGTCCAACCGGATCTACTACGCCAACCTGTTGACCCTGCCGATCGCCGACGGCGGCATCCTCTACGTCGAACCGGTGTTCACCGAACGCTTGACCAGCACGCCCAATGGTTCCACGTTCCCGCAGCTGGCCCGGGTCCTGGTCAGCTACCGCGAACCCGGCACCGGCGGGGTGCGGATCGGATACGCCCCCACCCTCGCCGAGGCCCTCGACCAGGTCTTCGGCACCGGCACCGGCGCCGTCGCCACCGCACCTGGCGGCGACGCCACCACACCACCACCTACCGATGGGCAACCGCCGCCGCCTCCATCGGGTGCCCCGCCCGCTCCGCCACCGCCGGCATCGGACCAGCTGACCGCGGCGGTCCTCGAACTCAACGACGCTCTGGCCAACCTGCGCGAGGCGCAACGCACCGGCGACTTCACCGCTTACGGCGCGGCCCTGGACCGCTTGCAACAGGCAATCGACACCTTTCTGGCCGCGGGCGGAACCCCGCACTGA
- a CDS encoding ubiquinol-cytochrome c reductase iron-sulfur subunit, whose translation MQSDELNQEQSLRINQMAFPRRTVIAGIGVAAALAAGSALFSRTRASSAPGVSAGPAVKAASATVPTGNVPVGGGVVLGDVVVTQPSGGDFRGFSSTCTHLGCTVSDVSGGTINCPCHGSKFNLDGSVHNGPASIPLAARNVSVQGDSVVVG comes from the coding sequence ATGCAGTCCGACGAACTCAACCAGGAGCAGAGCCTGCGGATCAACCAGATGGCGTTTCCGCGTCGTACGGTCATCGCTGGTATCGGTGTTGCAGCCGCCTTGGCCGCTGGTAGCGCGCTGTTCAGCAGAACTCGCGCGTCGTCGGCGCCCGGCGTCAGCGCCGGCCCAGCTGTGAAGGCCGCGAGTGCAACCGTGCCGACCGGCAACGTTCCCGTCGGTGGCGGTGTTGTGCTCGGCGACGTTGTCGTCACACAGCCCAGCGGCGGTGATTTCCGCGGGTTCTCGTCGACATGCACGCACTTGGGGTGCACCGTATCCGACGTCTCCGGCGGCACCATCAATTGCCCGTGCCATGGGAGCAAGTTCAATCTCGACGGGTCCGTGCACAACGGTCCGGCGTCCATTCCGCTCGCCGCGCGGAACGTCTCGGTTCAGGGTGACTCGGTCGTCGTCGGCTGA
- a CDS encoding cupredoxin domain-containing protein → MKLSTVLLGPAFVAACALTACSNDGGSTVDYGPTPAITDTTSMPSSEGAVAAGTNEIVISGFAYTVPATVAPGTQVTVRNNDTAEHTVTADTGGAFDVEIEGGETATLTVPSTPGTYPFHCTYHPNMHGDLTVG, encoded by the coding sequence ATGAAGCTCTCCACAGTTCTGCTGGGGCCGGCCTTCGTCGCCGCATGTGCGCTCACCGCCTGCAGCAATGACGGCGGCAGCACCGTCGACTACGGACCCACCCCGGCGATCACCGACACCACGTCGATGCCGTCATCGGAAGGGGCCGTGGCGGCGGGAACGAACGAGATCGTCATCTCGGGATTCGCCTACACAGTGCCCGCCACGGTGGCACCCGGTACGCAGGTCACCGTTCGCAACAACGACACGGCGGAACATACGGTGACCGCAGACACCGGCGGCGCATTCGACGTCGAGATCGAAGGCGGCGAGACCGCGACACTGACCGTGCCGTCGACACCCGGGACCTACCCGTTCCATTGCACGTATCATCCGAACATGCACGGCGACTTGACCGTCGGCTGA
- a CDS encoding ANTAR domain-containing protein, whose product MLNSEISNPVRSARSFLDRRRGPSDRELVTTAKAVLITRRGYTDAQAFDELLDVARRHHLSVHGAARCLIDLTSNTGHLTSRRQVAFPEWEGLRGPSSGHHRRPSPRMDSLQGRHHPHLATQIRP is encoded by the coding sequence ATGTTGAATTCCGAGATCTCGAACCCCGTGCGGTCCGCCCGAAGCTTCCTCGACCGGCGCCGGGGGCCGTCGGACCGCGAACTCGTGACCACCGCGAAGGCGGTACTGATCACCAGGCGCGGCTACACCGATGCCCAGGCTTTCGACGAACTACTCGACGTGGCCCGTCGGCACCACCTCTCCGTGCACGGCGCTGCCCGGTGCCTGATCGACCTCACCAGCAACACCGGTCACCTCACGAGTCGCAGGCAGGTCGCATTCCCCGAGTGGGAAGGACTCCGCGGACCGTCGTCCGGGCACCACCGTCGTCCGTCACCGCGCATGGACAGTTTGCAGGGACGCCACCACCCCCACCTCGCCACACAGATTCGACCGTGA
- a CDS encoding ABC transporter substrate-binding protein produces the protein MTRRFVGRATALIAATAAAALVLTGCAASQSVASSNVGGDPVPGGTLRFAVLDAPANLDPHSGSSYPESLITSNISDKLVYQNPESGALEPWLATFWDVNESLTEFTFHLRNDVTFSDGTPLTADSVKENFDLLGFGNKELGVVPVSAYWGGYIGTEVIDPSTVKVTLDKPSAGFLQGLSMYFAGILGHSTLQLRKEDRALPQNIVATGPFVVTEHVYQEKTVLRKREGYNWAPASRGHNGDAYLDTVEVLVIPEAGVRTGALRSGEVDAILDVNTTDEAPLRAEGYEIVPQLIPGRDIAFDFKTDLFPTNERAVREAVKLGWSRDALAKTVLTDSYRPSSSVVSERVPGYADFSDQLVENQDEARRILDQAGWKEGPDGIRVNADGKPLTLSLLAINNLVINKPAFELIQQDLRDIGVDLQLQVLPIPDYQAASKLQGKWNVQVFNTSRSDVAVLEQTYSPLFTNGAAITSDNPVRQKAIDTFRAVNETLDPAKRAAAAAAAQDFVLNEEVLSVPVYNPAQVTAANPKVHNVGYEAQSRNVFYDTWIEQG, from the coding sequence ATGACCCGAAGATTCGTCGGCAGAGCAACAGCTCTGATCGCGGCCACAGCCGCCGCAGCACTGGTGCTCACCGGGTGCGCCGCATCCCAATCGGTGGCCTCCTCGAACGTCGGTGGGGATCCGGTTCCAGGCGGGACTCTCCGGTTCGCCGTCCTGGACGCGCCGGCGAACCTCGATCCGCATTCCGGTAGCTCGTACCCGGAGTCGCTGATCACGAGCAATATCAGCGACAAGCTCGTCTACCAGAATCCCGAATCGGGTGCCCTCGAGCCCTGGCTTGCGACGTTCTGGGACGTCAACGAGAGCCTGACGGAGTTCACGTTTCACCTGCGGAACGACGTCACGTTCAGCGACGGCACGCCGTTGACGGCGGACTCGGTGAAGGAGAACTTCGACCTCCTCGGTTTCGGCAACAAGGAACTCGGTGTCGTCCCGGTATCCGCGTACTGGGGCGGGTACATCGGCACCGAGGTGATCGATCCGAGCACCGTGAAGGTCACCCTCGACAAACCGAGTGCCGGATTCCTGCAAGGTCTTTCGATGTACTTCGCCGGGATCCTCGGGCACTCGACGCTGCAGTTGCGGAAGGAGGACCGCGCGCTTCCGCAGAACATCGTGGCCACCGGGCCGTTCGTCGTGACCGAGCACGTGTACCAGGAGAAGACCGTCCTGCGGAAGCGGGAGGGATACAACTGGGCGCCGGCGAGCCGGGGGCACAACGGTGACGCGTACCTCGACACGGTGGAAGTGCTCGTCATCCCCGAGGCAGGGGTCCGGACGGGGGCGTTGCGCTCCGGTGAGGTGGACGCGATCCTGGACGTCAACACGACGGACGAGGCGCCCCTGCGCGCCGAGGGCTACGAGATCGTTCCCCAGCTGATCCCGGGCCGCGATATCGCATTCGATTTCAAGACCGATCTCTTCCCGACCAACGAGCGTGCGGTGCGTGAGGCCGTCAAACTCGGCTGGAGCCGGGACGCGCTGGCGAAGACGGTACTGACCGACAGCTACCGGCCGTCGTCCTCGGTGGTCTCGGAGCGCGTGCCGGGATATGCGGATTTCAGCGATCAACTGGTCGAGAACCAGGACGAGGCGAGGCGGATCCTGGATCAGGCCGGCTGGAAGGAAGGCCCGGACGGTATTCGTGTGAACGCCGACGGCAAGCCGCTCACGCTGAGTCTGCTCGCCATCAACAACCTGGTGATCAACAAGCCCGCGTTCGAACTCATCCAACAGGATCTGCGTGACATCGGTGTGGACCTGCAGTTGCAGGTGCTTCCCATTCCCGATTACCAGGCGGCGAGCAAGCTTCAGGGCAAATGGAACGTCCAGGTGTTCAACACCAGCCGATCGGATGTGGCGGTGCTCGAGCAGACGTACTCGCCGTTGTTCACGAACGGCGCCGCCATCACGTCGGACAACCCCGTCCGGCAGAAGGCGATCGACACGTTCCGCGCCGTCAACGAGACACTCGATCCGGCCAAGCGTGCCGCCGCGGCCGCCGCAGCGCAGGACTTCGTTCTCAACGAGGAGGTCCTCAGCGTGCCGGTGTACAACCCGGCCCAGGTGACCGCGGCCAACCCGAAGGTCCACAACGTGGGCTACGAGGCACAGTCGCGAAACGTGTTCTACGACACATGGATAGAGCAGGGCTAA